The Oncorhynchus nerka isolate Pitt River linkage group LG3, Oner_Uvic_2.0, whole genome shotgun sequence genome includes the window GGCTTTTACTTTCACCTGCATCTTATGGTCACCTTTGTGGAATAGACGACTTGATCACGGATGCACTTTTAGCCTTTAGAAGTGGCATCCCAGTGTAACAAACGgtatgtaaatgagaacttgttctcaacttgcctacctggttacataaaggtgaaataaaataaaaaataaaatgtattcagTCTTTAAGGTGTATCCAGAAGCTCAAATAATATGGGGTAAGTTACTATTGTAGTGGTACTTGACCCATGGTTAAGACACTCTTGTATTTTGCTCCATGAAAATTAATTTGTCATTTTGAGAGCAATAATGTCGGTGTTGTATGTGATATTAGGAGGCGGCACAAGCCCTGATCTACGCCGGCATGGCAGGGTCTAAACTGGAGGGCATCCAGGATAAAGTCAATGAGTACCTGGACCGGGTTCAGGCCCTGCACAATGCTGGTGAGTCCACCCCCTACAGTGTAGGGAAAGTGGTGATCCTCCATAACTACTTCTGATCCAACTTCGTTCACTCTCATACTCCATCCAGAATGCTTgggcccgtattcacaaagcATATCAGTGAGttgcctacagtgcattcgggaagtattcagaccctttgattttttcccacattttgttacggtacagccttattctaaaatgaattaaatacatattttcctcatcaatctacatacaataccccataatgacaaagcaaaaacaggtttttagaaatgtatttaaaaaacaacagaaatagcttatttacataagtattcagaccctttgcaatgagacttgaaattgagctcaggtgcaacctgtttcccttgatcatccttgagatgtttctacgacttggagtccacctgtggtaaatttaattgattggacatgatttggaaaggcacacacctgtctatataaggtccaacagttgacagtgcatgtcagagcaaaaaccgagacaggactgtgtcgaagCATAGATCTGGGGACacgtttctgcagcattgaaggtcccgaagaacacagtggcctccatcattcttaaattgaagacgtttggaaccaccaagacttcctagagccggccacccagccaaactgagcaatcaagggagaagggcctttgttcgggaggtgaccaagaagctcCAGAGTTctttctgtggagatgggagaaccatccagaaggacaaccatctctgcagcactccaccaatcaggcctttatggtagacacttctcagtaaaaggcacaaaacagcccacttggagtttaccaaaaggcacctaaagtattctcagaccatgagaaacaagattctctggcctgatgaaaccaagattcaactctttgacctgaatgccaagtgtcacgtctggaggaaactagGCACCACTCACCACCTTGTcaataccatccctactgtgaagtgtggtggcagcatcatgctgtggggatgtttttcagcagcagggactgggagactagtcaggattgagggaaagatgataactccttgatgaaaacttgctccagagagctcaggacctcagactggggcgaaggttcaccttcaaacaggacaatgaccctaagcacacagctaagacaatgcaggagtggcttcgggacaagtctctgaatgtccttgagtggcccagccagagccatctctggagagacctgaaaatagctgtgcagcgatgctccccatccaacctgacagagcttgagaggatctgcagagaagaacaggagaaactccccaaatacaggtgtcccaagaagacttgaggctgtaatcgctgccaaaggtgcttcaacaaagtactgagtaaagggtctgaatacttacgtaaatgtcatGTCAGTTCATttgtatttttatacatttgcaaaaatgtcaacctatttgtgctttgtcattatggggtattgtgtgtagattgagaaggAAAAAACtacttaatacattttagaataaggctgtaatgtaacaacatgtggaaaagtcaaggggtctgaatactttctgaatctagtttggctgggtggccgtATCTAGTCCTTAGCCTATCTAATGTTGGGTCACAGTAAACTTAGTGAGTTTCCTTCTGAGTCATTCTTTCCATGACCTACGGAACAGCTTACACTTCACTTTGCGTGTGAGATGTGAGGGCCTTTGCTTGTGTTTATAAAACTGGCCCACAGATTGAGTTTATTTTTATAAAAgcgccggttttagccagccggcaaattttcaaccgcagtccctgtgcaggctattaaaaacaattacaataacaatacagacaaacagtgagcacatgcagagcaacataggacaagctaCACATAGCAGACAGAGCAATAGCACAAAAAGCAACatacataaaagcaacaaaggGTGTGTGGGTATGTCCCGTTAAGTTGGAGAGTGGGTGTGACTCATACTATACGGTTTCCCGGGCATAGAAGCCTCTTTTAATATCCCTGTCGCTCAAGAAGGTCATGTTACTGTATTCAAGTTGATATGAGGCACTAGCCTTATTTGGGTAGAGGAAACCTCTTTCATTGTTTCCAGTGTTTCTCAATGCTGTAGTTGGCAGTAGCTATCCTaacatatccacatcacctcaaaTATATAACACCTCGTTTTTCCCTCATCCAGTTGTTATTTTCATAGTCAGCCTCTCATTGAGGATATCCTAGCGGTtgtagcgttgggccagtaacctaaaggttgctggtttgaatacctgagCTGGCAAGGTCAAAAATCGGTCGGTGCCCTTGAGCaatgcacttaaccctaatttgctccaggggcgccGTACTAGTATggctgtaaaacaacaacatttgTCTGCACCTATCCAGTGTGTGAAAATATCTATATTTTGAATGTTCCGTTGTGTCCTACTTGCCTTTGACCCCATGCAGTTCAAGCTCAAAGTAGCGATCCTCTAAAGAGCAAGCAGCAGGTGGATCTGGAGCGGGCCCACTTCCTGGTCACCCAGGCCTTTGAGGAGGATGAGAAGGGCAATGGGGACGAGGCCATCGAGCTCTACACACAGGCCGTGGAACTCTGCATCCAGACAGTAGGGGCTGCTTAGGAAAGACCCAGGCTTCTTTTAGGCCCACTGTGAGACTACAGAGGCAACTTTCACCACCAATGCTCTTGTATTGAGAAAAACAACAAAATTAGCTATACTCTCTGCTATTCAGACCACTGTATCAGACATTTATACAGGATGGTAATTCCTGGGTCATCACCAGGTCCAATGGAGGTGTAGTCAGGAACAGGTATAAGAACTGTTTATTTGGATTAGGCCATGAACAGACTGATGCCCCACTAGCCTTCATTGTATGTATTGACGTCCCTCTTGACCTAGTCTCTAGGGTACATAATGTGTGTCAAGTGTAACCCCCCCTCACTCCTTTTCTcccactttctctttctctttcttttctcaCAGTCTCATGATACGACAGACCAGGGGCTGCAGGGCAAACTGAAGCAGCTGGCTCGTCAGGCCCTCGATAGGTAAGGAGctcactctcccctcctctctatagTGTAATATTTCTAAATTTCTAGtgttgtatacagtgcattcggaaagtattcagacccttgactttttccacattttgttactttacagccttatttttaaattgattaaatacatacatattttcattaatctacacacaataccccataatgacaaagtgaaacaggtttagacatttttgcaaatgtattacaaataaaaaaacggaacttatttacataagtattcagaccctttgctgtgagactcgaaattgagctcaggtgcatcctgttgccatggatcatccttgagatgtttctacaacttggagtccacctgtggtacattcaattgatttgacatgatttggaaaggcacacagctgtctatataaagtcccacagttgacagtgcatgtcagagaaaaaaccatgCCATAAGGTCGAAGTAATTGTCCGTagatctccgagacaggattgtgtcaaaacTTTCAATGTCGGCAGGATTGAAagcccccaagaacacagttgcctccatcattcttaaatggaagacgtttggaaccaccaagactcttcctagagctggccgcctagccaaactgaacaatcgggggaggagggccttggtcagggaggtgaccgagaacccgatggtcacactgacagagttcctctgtggagatgggagaaccttccagaaggacaaccatctctgtagctctccaccaatcaggcctttatggtagactggccagatggaagccactcctcagtaaaaggcacataatggactgcttggagtttgccaaaaggcaccttcagtaaagcatggtggtgacagcatcatagtgtggggatgtttttcagtggcagggactgggagactagtcaggatcgagggaaagatgaacagatcaaagtacagagagatccttgatgaaaacctgctccagagagctcaggccTCAGACTGGGCCAAAGattcaccttcaaacaggacaatgaccctaagcacacagccaggacaagtctctgaatgcccttgagtggcccagtcagagccatctctggagagacctgaaaatagctgtgcagcgatgctccccatccaacctgacagagcttgagaagatctgcagagaatgggttgaaactccccaaatacagatgtgctatgcttgtagcatcatacccaagaagactcaaggctgtgatTGCTGCCACAGTTGCTTTAACAAAGTAATCagtagagggtctgaatacttatgttaatgtgatatttacgttgtctaaaaaactgtttttgctttgcgtTTATGGGGTTTTGTGAGTAGATTGATACGTATTTGTTACGTACGCCTCtaggaagagggaacgcaacaccctgctacaacaactCCCCGTGGCGTGAAAGATGAATTGGattgtaggtgcgagtaaggaaGACAAAGGCAGAGAGCTTACCGTTTACAGGGAATTTATTCCATCACACAGTAATTTGGGGAAAAAGAGGCTGGACGAAAGTAAAAGTTAACGAGCccccccctctcctaccttacctgcctacccactacttaccacctggtgcgctaaccaaaatacagggggtggtcagcctaggtcttacctagtgtgcctagacagtaaATACTACTGGTGTATGTATGACCGCAGGCCTCTTGCTTAAGCACAgcctaggtgccttcccccctgggaacaaatgaaacagaataataCAAACGGAAGTAAACAATTTCAAGAATCAAAAACACTGCGTCCTATTGACACACACATACCTCAGATCAGCGGCAACAAAATACTTAACAAAAACGTGTTTCtcagcaacaaccaacacaggacataagCATCAGCTCTCTCTTAACAAAGGAACACTGGGTTTTCTAGCTTCAGAAGGAGTCTGTAATGATATACAGCTGTATCCTCTGACGAGAGGGCGGGGTCAGctccaatcagctgcttgggggaAGCCATTTACTGAAACACAAACataattcaaaaggcactcgcacatctgagccatctctttgcaggtgcatggcaacagttgaacaagatgaaggaaaaagctaaccgcacactgctcttggtagtatcactgatctttaataagcttacGTATCGACCTTCGTCAGAGCTGAAACACAAATATACAAACAaaaccacaacacagaaactggggaatgtAACAGTATTTttcaaatccattttagaataaggctgtaacttaacaaaatgtggaaaaagtcaaggggtctgaatactttccgaatgcgccgTAAATGATCAAGGAACACTAACCTGACCGACCAACCAACCAAGCACTTTGTTTCTCTCCAGGGCGGAGGGGCTGAAGGAGTCCCAGTCCGCCAGTCCCTTAGCCCAGTCGCCACAGGACAGGCCAGGGCCCCCAGGGGCCAAACCTAGTGGGGGGCCTTGCCCCGTCAGACAGTTCTTCCCCCTTGGACCTGACTTCTCACTCCAGAACCGTCCCCAGCCAGTCAGGCCCGTCCAGTCCAGCGAGCCTCAGGGTCAGCGCTACACCTCAGAAGAGATCGAGGTGCTCAGGTGAGCAGGCTGGGATCTATCTGGACTGGAGAATCAAAGAACATGGTCAACACATTGAGTTTAGGCACCCATGAAGCAATGATCTGTGGTTCCGTAATCATCCCCATTTCCCTAGGAGCATAATGCCAGTGTGTGACTGGTTTTTCTAAAGGTTAGCTAGTGACACACCTTTGTTTGGTGACGGTTCAGGTTTGACTCTCGTCTACATTTCCACCTGCTGGGTAAGTTACACATGTTACATTTCTCCTGATTCTCCTCCTTTTCAAATAGGAGCACATCCAAGATCAACGGCATACCCTTCGTCCCCTTCATGAGCGTGGACCTGAAGGAGAGATTTGCCTTTCCTGTTCCATTCTCGTAAGTCAGGATATTCTTGGCTGAGAAAAAAGGTTCCTTAGTAAGTTGGTGTACAGATTGTAGAATACACACATAATACATTTCTACTGACAACCAATTTCCATCTGAAAGCAGATACTAGATGGAGTGCCGCTTGATTGCATCAATTGTTAATTTGTGATTAACATCAGACTTTTTATTCTCTGTGGATGTTTCCCAGGGACAAACTAGGCAAGCTGGCCCTGTCTCCCAAGCAGAGAACCATCTTCTCCCGCTGGGTTCGCCCTGACGAGATCTGCAATAACCCCACCATGATCTTATCTGTATCCAGCTTCAGCATCAAACAGGTCCGGCCACACACACAGCCGCCAATATTCAATATCAATAATCGAGACCAAAACGTACCCTGTAAAATACATCATTATTTAAGGTGTAGACCACTAAGAGTGCAGTAGCTATATGAGTTGTATTGGAATTGACTCAACATCAGATGGCGCCACTTGTACGTATGTTTTGTCTGATAAAACCTACCTACTTTATAGACAATCTGCTCTATACTGAATACCTGTCAATGTGACGGATAATGTGGCAGATTCACCTCCCATCCTGGTGGTCAGATGTCAGTCTCATACTCTTATTGCTGATCACCTACCCTCTCCTGTTAGACGGTGGTGTCTGACTGCTCGTTCGTGGCGTCGTTAGCCATCAGCGCTGCCTATGAGCGACGCTACAACAAGAAGCTCATCACCAGCATCATCTACCCCCAGAACCGGCGCGGGGAGCCAGAGTATAACCCCTGTGGGAAGTACATGGTGAAGCTTCACATCAACGGTGTGCCCAGGAAGGTAACACACTGCAAAACCTGGGAACTGGGTCCCCTGGTGCTCAATGTCATTGTGAGATAAGCTAGCAAACCTCACTCTCTAAATGACTAGCCTGTCACTGTAAAGCTGCCATGTCGCTGACAGTGTCTACCAATGGGTTGTATTGTTGTAAGTGTTCCCCTTCCTGTTCCCTGCAGGTCATTATAGACGACTTCCTGCCATGTGGTCAGAATGGAGAGCTGCTGTGTTCCTACTCCAGCAACAGGAACGAGCTGTGGGTCTCCCTCATAGAGAAGGCCTACATGAAGGTCATGGGAGGCTACGACTTCCCCGGCTCCAACTCGGTGAGGGAGTTCCCCCTGTGAGGGAGTTCCCCCTGTGAAAGTACTACCCCTTTTGCACTGGGCTCTGTCCAATAGCCAAACGTGCAACTCAATTATCTGCTTTGGCTACATCTCCTTGTCTCCTACTGAACTGATATGAGAGAAGCGAATGTTTCACTTTGGAGAATGTTTCAGAGCTAACAAGAGTTCCCTCAAATTCCCGGCGTGGGCTAAATTCCACATTTCATCAATTGTGCGATATTGGACAGTTGGCTCTGTTCTCCACCTTGTTATGTATGTTCTCTAAAGTGTGATCTCTGTCCGTTCTGTCTTATTGCATTGTAGAACATCGATCTGCACGCACTCACTGGCTGGATCCCAGAGCGTATCGCCATGCATTCAGACAATCAGTCATTCATCAAGGATGACACCTTCCGCATGCTCTACCAGAGGTGAGACACGCAGACACAAACACGCACTCATTAATTCACCCATGCACACACTTAAGGGCCTACATAGTCCATCTGCTCTGTAGAattcacacacatacattacacaccaAGAGATATGACTCACAGATTCTTACACATTTGAAATAGTTTATTTGAATCCACAAATCATATTGCATTTGTaaaaagatacacacacaccgaGTAATGCCACTAATCCATCCTCCAGTCAGGTAGTAATTTATCATGATTACCTTTGCTGCCAGATGGTAATAGACATGGTTATCAATACCACAGAGTTTTGTCTCCTAGCCAAGATAGCTGACCTACTACTCttacatccccctctcctcccatgaCAGGTTTCACCGGGGCGACGTCTTAATCACCACAGCAACGGGGGTGATGACAGAGGAGGAAGGCGAGAGGTGGGGCCTTGTGCCAACGCATGCCTACGCTGTCCTGGATATCCGGGAGCACAAAGTAAGTGTTAGTGTTAACTTGGCATAACCACTCATGGTTGTTACAGTAGCTTGTTAGCATGACAATACAGagcattaatagacaagaacagctcaagggcAGAACTACATCAAAAAAATTTttaaggcacacgtagcctacatatcaacgcATACACacatctaggtcaaataggggagaggtgttgtgAGGTGTGGCTTAagctgttttttgaaaccaggtttgctgtttatttgagcaatatgagatggaatggagttccatgcaataatcaCTCTATATAATattgtacgctttcttgaatttgttctggatttggggattgtgaaaagacccctggtagcATGTCtgatggggtaagtgtgtgtgtgtcggcgcTTTGTGTAAGTtcaactctcagccaagagagactggcatgcaacagggtcggcagggtagcctagtggttagagcgttggactagtaaccgaaaggttggaagttcgaatccccgagctgacaaggtaaaaatctgtcgttctgcccctgaacaagcagttaacctactgttcctaggccgtcattgaaaataagaatttgttcttaactgacttgcctggttaaataaaggtacattttttttttatatcatccctctgattacaattaagagcaagacgtgccgctctgttctgggctgcagcttaactaggtctttccttgcagcactggaccacacgactggacaatactggagataagacaaaactagagcctgcagaactttgtAACTTTAGTTACACTAATAGTGTTCTGCCTGCATGCTAAGCTTCTGTGCCATTTGATCTGGCTCTCAGGGGAAGCGGTTTCTGCAGCTGAAGAACCCGTGGAGCCACCTGAGGTGGAAAGGTCGCTTCAGTGAACGGGACGAGAAAAACTGGACCCCAGAACTTCTCAAATACCTCAACTTTGACCCCAAGACCGCACAGAAGTTTGATAACGGTGTGTTCTGGATCACGTTTGAGGACCTGTGCCAGTACTATGATGTCATCTACCTGAGCTGGAGCCCCGCCCTGTTCAGAGAGTCTTCCTGTATCCACAGGTCAGTCAACAACAGCCATCTTATATCTCCCAGAAGGGTCTACTATACCTATAAATACCTACTATActgtggaaagtattcagacaccttgactttttccacattgattaAGTCGTTTTTTCCCCACATCTAtttacacacgataccccataatgacaaagcaaaaacaggtttttagaaattttagcaaatgtattacaaataaaaactggaattatgacatttacataagtattcagaccctttactcagtactttgttgaagcacctttggcagcgattacagccttgagtcttcttgggtatgacgctacaagcttggcacacctgcatttgggtggtttctcccattcttctctgcagatcctctcaagctctgtcaggttggatggggagcgttgctgcacagttattttcaggtctatccaaagatgttcgatcaggttctggctctggctgggccacacaaggacGTTCAGAGACCGGTCCCGaagccaccatgcttcaccgtaaggatggtgccaggtgtcctctaggcgtgacgcttggcattcaggccaaagagttcaattttggtttcttCAGAACAGAGaatttttgtttctcatggtctgaatcctttaggtgccttttggcaaactccaagcgaactgtcatgtgccttttactgagaagggtcttccgtctggccactctaccataaaggcctgattggtggagtgctgcagagatggttgtccttctggatggttctcccatctccacagaaagAACTCTGgagcttcttggtcacctccctgaccaaggcccttctcccccgattgctcagtttggccaggcgtccagctctaggaagagacttggtggttccaaacttcttccatttaagaatgatggaggccactgtgttcaatgctgcagacatgttttggtacccttccccagatctgtggggAAGGGTaccctgtcaactgtgggaccttatagacaggtgtgtgccttttcattttcaatcaattacattgaccacaggtggactccaagttgtaaaaacatcttaaggatgatcaatggaaatgggacgcacctgagcttaatctcgagtctcatagcaaatgttctaaatacttatgtgaataagctatttcagtttatttgcaaaacattctaaaaacctgttttcgctttgtcagtatgtggtattgtgtatagattgatgaggatttatttttatttaatcaattttaaaagtaagtcaagcggtctgaatactttccgtatgcactgtatgtgtataaAAAATACACATGTATGATATGT containing:
- the LOC115103590 gene encoding calpain-7-like; translation: MDCTALEHDAVKFAKTAVICDQNGKYNEAVFYYKEAAQALIYAGMAGSKLEGIQDKVNEYLDRVQALHNAVQAQSSDPLKSKQQVDLERAHFLVTQAFEEDEKGNGDEAIELYTQAVELCIQTSHDTTDQGLQGKLKQLARQALDRAEGLKESQSASPLAQSPQDRPGPPGAKPSGGPCPVRQFFPLGPDFSLQNRPQPVRPVQSSEPQGQRYTSEEIEVLRSTSKINGIPFVPFMSVDLKERFAFPVPFSDKLGKLALSPKQRTIFSRWVRPDEICNNPTMILSVSSFSIKQTVVSDCSFVASLAISAAYERRYNKKLITSIIYPQNRRGEPEYNPCGKYMVKLHINGVPRKVIIDDFLPCGQNGELLCSYSSNRNELWVSLIEKAYMKVMGGYDFPGSNSNIDLHALTGWIPERIAMHSDNQSFIKDDTFRMLYQRFHRGDVLITTATGVMTEEEGERWGLVPTHAYAVLDIREHKGKRFLQLKNPWSHLRWKGRFSERDEKNWTPELLKYLNFDPKTAQKFDNGVFWITFEDLCQYYDVIYLSWSPALFRESSCIHSSWDGKQGPVKDAYSLANNPQYRLEVTCPAGGTAVWVLLTRHITDKDDFAQNREFITLVVYKTEGKKVYYPADPPPYIDGIRINSPHYLTKMRLTSAGTHTFTLVVSQYEKQNTINYTLRVYSGCKFSFSKIPTPFTHTKRINGQWKGPSAGGCGNYKDSYKHNPIYQFNLERPGPMLIELRGSRQYSVGFEMVIVSTVVEPGPAGHPKKNSGDYRCGFCYMEADHVPAGIYNVIPTTFLPKQEGPFFLDFSNTTPLKVSQLQ